A region from the Candidatus Palauibacter australiensis genome encodes:
- a CDS encoding sulfite oxidase, with protein sequence MKRTIETALFTRRDFVRAASVGPAAAWLAACDRAGDAGSSADAAAAAAPGEEREQPPRWVKDPSPFIQRVTNLETRLELIDGFITPNELFFVRNHSPTPTIDPADYSLRVEGDGAETELRLDLSTLESLPQHTITAYLECAGNWRGLYPELTGTRASGGQWTTGAVGCAEWSGPSLATVLDLAGVRPETVDINLVGLDGSGFERAMPLAKARDPDTIIALRMNGEPLPADHGFPARSVVPGWSGSSSIKWLGSVQLSTERVWNRNNTSSYVLIGDQWPEADYAPAQGPVITELVVKSALALPRPARLEPGSHVLHGFAHAPAGPVSAVEWSPDGGATWLEAEIVDPVLPLAWQRFEFEWDATPGAHTLATRATDAAGNTQPDEPLMNDKGYLLNVPLPHAVQVG encoded by the coding sequence ATGAAGCGCACAATCGAGACCGCCCTCTTCACCCGTCGAGATTTCGTTCGTGCCGCCAGCGTGGGACCCGCCGCAGCCTGGCTCGCCGCCTGCGACCGCGCGGGAGACGCCGGGTCGTCGGCGGACGCGGCCGCGGCGGCCGCCCCCGGAGAGGAGCGGGAGCAGCCGCCGAGGTGGGTGAAGGACCCATCGCCCTTCATCCAGCGCGTCACGAACCTGGAGACGCGGCTTGAGCTCATCGACGGGTTCATCACGCCGAACGAACTGTTCTTCGTCCGAAACCACTCACCCACTCCGACGATCGACCCTGCGGACTACTCGCTTCGAGTAGAGGGAGACGGCGCCGAGACCGAGTTGCGGCTCGACCTGTCCACCCTCGAATCGCTGCCGCAGCACACGATCACCGCCTACCTGGAGTGCGCCGGAAACTGGCGCGGCCTGTACCCGGAACTCACAGGCACGCGCGCGAGCGGCGGCCAGTGGACGACGGGAGCCGTGGGGTGCGCGGAGTGGTCGGGTCCGTCGCTCGCCACGGTGCTCGACCTGGCCGGCGTGCGGCCGGAAACGGTTGACATAAACCTCGTCGGGCTGGACGGCTCCGGCTTCGAGCGCGCCATGCCGCTCGCCAAGGCGCGGGACCCCGACACGATCATCGCCCTGCGCATGAACGGCGAGCCGCTCCCCGCCGATCACGGCTTTCCCGCGCGGTCCGTCGTTCCCGGCTGGTCAGGGTCCAGCAGCATCAAGTGGCTCGGGTCCGTTCAGCTCTCCACCGAGCGGGTGTGGAACCGCAACAACACGTCGTCCTACGTCCTCATCGGCGACCAGTGGCCGGAGGCGGACTACGCGCCCGCCCAGGGCCCGGTGATCACGGAACTCGTCGTGAAGAGCGCGCTGGCCCTTCCGCGGCCCGCGCGGCTGGAGCCGGGATCCCACGTCCTGCACGGGTTCGCGCACGCCCCGGCGGGACCGGTGTCCGCCGTCGAATGGAGTCCGGACGGCGGAGCGACCTGGCTGGAGGCCGAGATCGTGGATCCGGTGCTGCCCCTGGCCTGGCAACGCTTCGAGTTCGAGTGGGACGCGACCCCCGGGGCGCACACGCTGGCCACGCGCGCCACGGATGCGGCGGGGAATACGCAGCCGGACGAGCCCCTGATGAACGACAAGGGCTACCTGCTGAACGTCCCGCTCCCGCACGCCGTGCAGGTGGGATGA
- a CDS encoding DUF2784 domain-containing protein, which yields MLYRVLADLVLVVHFLFIAFVVAGGFAAVRWPRLAWAHIPCFAWGALIEFAGWICPLTPLENDLRVASGQAGYSGGFIEHYLLPVIYPGALTREIQVWLGLSVLALNAVAYAWLLRRLRRRVRSGR from the coding sequence TTGCTGTACCGGGTGCTCGCGGATCTCGTCCTCGTCGTCCACTTCCTCTTCATCGCCTTCGTCGTCGCCGGCGGGTTCGCCGCGGTCCGCTGGCCGCGTCTGGCGTGGGCGCACATCCCGTGCTTCGCGTGGGGGGCGTTGATCGAGTTCGCCGGCTGGATCTGCCCGCTCACGCCGCTGGAGAACGATCTGCGGGTCGCGAGCGGCCAGGCGGGCTACTCCGGGGGGTTCATCGAGCACTACCTGTTGCCGGTGATCTACCCCGGCGCGCTGACCCGGGAGATCCAGGTCTGGCTCGGCCTGTCCGTGCTCGCGCTGAACGCGGTGGCGTACGCGTGGCTCCTGCGCCGACTACGCCGGCGCGTCCGAAGCGGTCGCTGA
- a CDS encoding sulfite oxidase gives MMSERNAIPRRQVLIRGGAAAAGLAVLPTDIFRGWLAGFDQEAVIPWVQRPHPGLTERMNILNWEELDSWITPVSQMFRVGHYGLPVIAESDWSLEIGGLVDRPRTFDLAELRERPRQEVVFTLECSGNRGRPSFIGGVHNARWAGARLADVLAEAGVQEAGIEVVFFGADEGEEEIRGNTVTQNFARSLSLEDAMDPGIILAYEVNGEPLPNAHGFPLRVIAPGWYGIANVKWLTRIELRDRRFMGKFMARDYVTLRAEERDGETVWTETSVGRVNINSVPAKVTRSGDAHAIHGAAWGADIAAVEVRVDEGPWEAATLGEGQGDPHTWTFWRKDWNASPGRHAIVSRAIDADGNVQPAADDPLLVNKRTYWESNGQLTRDIVID, from the coding sequence ATGATGAGCGAGCGAAACGCGATTCCACGACGACAGGTGCTGATCCGGGGCGGGGCGGCGGCCGCCGGTCTCGCGGTCCTGCCGACGGACATCTTCCGCGGCTGGCTCGCCGGATTCGATCAGGAGGCGGTGATCCCGTGGGTTCAGCGCCCGCACCCGGGGCTCACGGAGCGGATGAACATCCTGAACTGGGAAGAGCTGGATTCCTGGATCACGCCGGTCAGCCAGATGTTCCGCGTGGGGCACTACGGATTGCCGGTGATCGCGGAGAGCGACTGGAGCCTCGAGATCGGGGGACTTGTCGACCGGCCGCGCACCTTCGATCTCGCCGAACTCAGGGAGCGACCCCGTCAGGAGGTCGTGTTCACGCTGGAGTGCTCCGGGAACCGCGGCCGTCCCTCGTTCATCGGCGGCGTGCACAACGCGCGCTGGGCGGGGGCCCGGCTCGCCGATGTCCTCGCGGAAGCCGGCGTCCAGGAGGCGGGGATCGAGGTCGTGTTCTTCGGCGCGGACGAGGGCGAGGAGGAGATCCGGGGCAACACGGTGACGCAGAACTTCGCGCGCAGCCTGTCGCTCGAGGACGCGATGGACCCCGGCATCATCCTTGCGTACGAGGTGAACGGCGAGCCGCTGCCGAACGCGCACGGCTTCCCGCTGCGCGTCATCGCCCCCGGCTGGTACGGGATCGCGAACGTGAAGTGGCTGACGCGGATCGAACTCCGCGACCGGCGCTTCATGGGCAAGTTCATGGCCCGCGACTACGTGACGCTCCGGGCGGAGGAGCGCGACGGCGAGACCGTGTGGACGGAGACCTCGGTGGGGCGGGTGAACATCAACTCCGTCCCCGCGAAGGTCACGCGCAGCGGTGACGCGCACGCGATCCACGGGGCGGCGTGGGGCGCCGACATTGCCGCCGTCGAGGTCCGCGTGGACGAGGGGCCGTGGGAGGCGGCGACGCTGGGCGAAGGCCAGGGCGACCCGCACACGTGGACGTTCTGGCGCAAGGACTGGAACGCCTCTCCGGGGCGGCATGCGATCGTCTCGAGGGCGATCGACGCGGACGGCAACGTACAGCCGGCGGCGGACGACCCGCTGCTCGTGAACAAGCGGACGTACTGGGAGAGCAACGGCCAGCTCACCCGGGACATCGTGATCGACTGA
- a CDS encoding amidohydrolase family protein: MRRRWMLLTLGLGGAAVTLTGCEGLVLDFVDLVDENATYVIEGGRWLDVHAGTLVENDGITIRDGRIISIGESPDTAGVTITINLEREATILPGFFDLHAHYAVDLFGDGRVDETAAYPELFLANGVTTTFPAGELNPMRMRELRLAIGRGERRGPRLLNSGPYFGSWRRGWDDDAMTPDSIRHEVDHWASLGAAGFKAKGIRPDHLAVLIEQAHEHGLTVTGHLDSGFGNTVNPRDAILMGIDRVEHFLGGDMMPADRTAYASLQEFDDFEGDALRDIIDLYVDRGVYFDPTLSIYGYWGPHDPEMTEYWTDEHRFLTPYMREIVEARPPRPVNESFAKMSPIKRRTLKAFYDGGGRDLITLGTDHPSWGDYWSPFAVHRELLAFARAGVPPADVFRIATINGARAMGVDDELGSIEEGKLADLVIVRGNPLEDVRVARDVWFVFARGRPHSPDELLALAEGRIGPADASEESAWRPGR, from the coding sequence ATGCGGCGCAGATGGATGCTTCTCACCCTCGGATTGGGCGGCGCGGCCGTGACCCTTACCGGGTGCGAGGGACTCGTGTTGGACTTCGTCGATCTCGTCGATGAGAACGCGACCTACGTGATCGAGGGCGGACGGTGGCTCGACGTGCATGCCGGGACGCTCGTCGAGAACGACGGAATCACGATCCGCGACGGAAGGATCATCTCGATCGGCGAGTCGCCGGATACCGCCGGCGTCACGATCACGATCAACCTCGAGCGGGAGGCGACGATCCTCCCGGGGTTCTTCGACCTTCACGCCCATTACGCCGTGGACCTGTTCGGCGATGGCCGCGTCGATGAGACGGCCGCCTATCCCGAACTCTTCCTCGCCAACGGCGTGACGACGACCTTCCCGGCCGGCGAGCTGAACCCGATGCGCATGCGAGAGCTGCGGCTCGCCATCGGGCGCGGCGAGCGCAGGGGTCCCCGGCTCCTCAACTCCGGCCCCTACTTCGGCTCGTGGCGCCGGGGCTGGGACGACGACGCCATGACGCCCGACTCGATCCGTCACGAGGTGGATCACTGGGCGTCGCTTGGCGCGGCCGGCTTCAAGGCCAAGGGGATCCGGCCCGATCACCTCGCCGTGCTCATCGAACAGGCGCACGAGCACGGACTCACGGTGACCGGCCATCTCGATTCCGGGTTTGGGAACACGGTGAATCCCCGCGACGCGATCCTCATGGGCATCGACCGCGTCGAGCACTTCCTGGGCGGCGACATGATGCCGGCCGACCGCACGGCCTACGCCTCGCTGCAGGAGTTCGACGACTTCGAGGGAGACGCGCTCCGCGACATCATCGACCTCTACGTCGACCGCGGCGTGTACTTCGACCCCACGCTCTCCATTTACGGGTACTGGGGACCGCACGACCCGGAGATGACGGAGTACTGGACGGACGAACACCGCTTCCTGACGCCGTACATGCGGGAGATCGTCGAGGCGCGGCCGCCCCGCCCCGTGAACGAGTCGTTCGCGAAGATGTCGCCGATCAAGCGCCGCACGCTGAAGGCGTTCTACGACGGCGGCGGACGCGACCTGATCACGCTCGGCACGGATCACCCGAGCTGGGGAGACTATTGGTCGCCGTTCGCCGTTCACCGCGAACTCCTCGCGTTCGCGCGCGCCGGGGTCCCGCCCGCGGACGTGTTCCGCATCGCGACGATCAACGGCGCGCGAGCGATGGGCGTGGACGACGAACTCGGCAGCATCGAGGAAGGCAAGCTCGCGGATCTCGTGATCGTGAGAGGGAACCCGCTGGAGGATGTCCGGGTTGCCCGCGACGTCTGGTTCGTCTTCGCGCGGGGACGCCCCCATTCGCCCGACGAACTGCTCGCGCTGGCCGAAGGCAGGATCGGCCCGGCGGATGCTTCCGAAGAATCCGCCTGGAGACCCGGTCGCTGA
- a CDS encoding MFS transporter — MRPAAVVALIVVSHTTIDAYTAFLPPLLPRIMDNLGLSITLAATLSTVLSISTALPQPAFGYLADRFGRRAFLAAGPIVGGVFISLLGMAPSYFVLLLLLTVGGLGSAAFHPPGASLVARAGDGRGSGVRMSVFSFGGAVGFALGPISAVAIVGWLGLAGLWVAMIPGVLLGTALWFGAKGRTRVGTGTPPPPPMEVLRKLKGPLGLVFGISVVGSFAQKAVLTFIPIIAHRAGESETAGAVVLSIYLGAQGLGTLASGFLTDRLNRQHLLAAISVLAVPTHILAFTLAPASPAAIVMAVCAGFLNMALLPPIVVVAQEILPSGTAVSSGIVMGLAWAVGTLAIPVVGGFADAFGPVAATAWSMPLLLLGALFAMQPSLRPYCRAQ; from the coding sequence ATGCGCCCCGCGGCGGTCGTGGCGCTCATCGTCGTCTCGCACACGACGATCGATGCGTATACCGCGTTCCTGCCGCCGCTGCTGCCGCGGATCATGGACAACCTCGGTCTCTCGATCACGCTGGCCGCGACGCTGTCGACCGTGCTCTCCATCTCGACCGCGCTCCCGCAACCGGCCTTCGGCTACCTCGCCGACCGGTTCGGGAGGCGCGCCTTCCTCGCCGCCGGGCCGATCGTGGGGGGTGTGTTCATCTCGCTGCTGGGGATGGCGCCCAGCTACTTCGTCCTCCTCCTCCTCCTCACCGTGGGGGGACTGGGATCGGCCGCCTTTCACCCACCGGGGGCGTCGCTCGTCGCGCGCGCCGGGGACGGCCGGGGAAGCGGAGTGCGCATGTCCGTCTTCTCCTTCGGGGGGGCGGTGGGCTTCGCCCTGGGGCCGATCAGCGCCGTCGCCATCGTGGGCTGGTTGGGCCTCGCCGGTCTCTGGGTCGCGATGATTCCGGGAGTCCTGCTCGGGACCGCCCTCTGGTTCGGTGCGAAGGGTCGGACCCGGGTGGGGACGGGGACTCCGCCGCCTCCCCCAATGGAGGTGCTCCGCAAACTCAAGGGGCCGCTCGGTCTCGTGTTCGGGATCTCCGTCGTCGGATCCTTCGCGCAGAAGGCGGTCCTCACCTTCATCCCGATCATCGCCCACCGCGCGGGCGAGAGCGAGACGGCGGGCGCCGTGGTGCTGAGCATTTATCTGGGCGCCCAGGGCCTGGGGACGCTCGCCTCCGGCTTCCTCACCGACCGGCTCAACCGGCAGCACCTCCTGGCTGCGATCAGCGTGCTCGCGGTGCCCACGCACATCCTCGCGTTCACGCTGGCGCCGGCGAGCCCCGCCGCGATCGTGATGGCCGTGTGCGCGGGCTTCCTGAACATGGCGCTGCTGCCTCCGATCGTCGTCGTGGCGCAGGAGATCCTGCCCTCGGGGACGGCCGTGAGTTCGGGCATCGTCATGGGGCTGGCGTGGGCGGTGGGGACGCTGGCGATTCCCGTCGTGGGCGGGTTCGCGGACGCGTTCGGGCCCGTCGCCGCGACGGCATGGTCGATGCCGCTTCTGCTGCTCGGCGCACTCTTCGCCATGCAGCCGTCGCTTCGTCCCTACTGTAGAGCCCAATAG
- a CDS encoding amidohydrolase produces MMARSNPLGVVLAGIVLAACGQSPSADPADLILVDGLVITLDAESRVAEAVAVRGERVIAVGSTVAVEALAGPETRRIDLAGRAMTPGLMDAHVHFANGGANRLYRLDLSYPNVENIADVQGLVAERAGRLFEGEWVRGGGWDEGKLEELRYIYASDLDAVAAGQPVWLAHTMGHYGVANSLALDMAGITADTPDPPGGTIDRDAAGQPTGVLKESAMGLVTRLIPPLGPGEQREGIRALADAFNAECMTGGKEPGIGRRGWEAYRDVLADGDLTVRIFVLWSGRDGTLDEVRAYADSLATFTRPWESTGDDRLIPGGVKLYSDGSGGARTAWLYQDWNRDRTETDAGNRGYPTMDPDELRRRFRAYHDAGLHVSIHSIGDRAIDWTVDGFIEALEATPTRGLRHGIIHSNIPTDRALDAMAELQREWQAGYPEPSPTFTWWIGDTYAGNFGPERTLRLNPFRSYRDRGMIWASGSDFFVTPYPARYGVWASVARQPLLGVYGSDPYGAAESVDVETALRSFTTWAAHQMFLEEKVGTIEPGKYADLAIWDRDPLTVPTPELRDMSCEMTVFNGEVVFDRAALRAP; encoded by the coding sequence ATGATGGCCCGATCGAACCCACTTGGCGTCGTGTTGGCGGGCATCGTGCTTGCCGCGTGCGGACAGTCGCCGTCGGCCGACCCGGCCGACCTGATCCTCGTGGACGGACTCGTGATCACGCTCGACGCGGAGAGCCGCGTCGCCGAAGCCGTCGCGGTTCGGGGCGAACGCGTGATCGCTGTCGGGTCTACGGTGGCGGTCGAGGCGCTCGCGGGCCCGGAGACCCGCCGCATCGACCTCGCCGGGCGCGCGATGACGCCGGGGCTCATGGACGCGCACGTCCACTTCGCGAACGGCGGCGCGAACCGCCTGTACCGCCTCGACCTCAGCTATCCGAACGTGGAGAACATCGCGGACGTACAGGGCCTGGTCGCGGAGCGGGCCGGCCGGCTGTTCGAGGGCGAGTGGGTGCGCGGCGGCGGTTGGGACGAGGGGAAGCTCGAGGAGTTGCGCTACATCTACGCCTCCGACCTCGACGCCGTCGCCGCGGGGCAGCCCGTGTGGCTGGCGCACACCATGGGCCACTACGGCGTGGCCAACTCCCTCGCCCTCGACATGGCCGGCATCACGGCGGACACCCCCGATCCGCCCGGCGGCACGATCGACCGCGATGCCGCCGGGCAGCCGACCGGCGTCCTGAAGGAATCCGCCATGGGGCTCGTGACCCGGCTCATCCCGCCGCTCGGACCCGGGGAGCAGCGCGAAGGGATCCGCGCGCTCGCCGACGCCTTCAACGCCGAGTGCATGACGGGCGGCAAGGAGCCGGGAATCGGCCGCCGCGGGTGGGAGGCCTACCGCGATGTGCTGGCCGATGGCGACCTCACGGTCCGCATCTTCGTCCTGTGGTCCGGCCGCGACGGGACGCTGGACGAGGTCCGCGCCTACGCCGACAGCCTCGCGACCTTCACTCGGCCCTGGGAGTCGACGGGGGATGACCGGCTCATCCCCGGCGGCGTCAAGCTGTACAGCGACGGCAGCGGCGGCGCCCGCACCGCGTGGCTGTACCAGGACTGGAACCGGGACCGCACGGAGACCGACGCGGGCAACCGCGGCTATCCGACGATGGACCCCGACGAACTGCGCCGCCGCTTCCGGGCCTATCACGACGCCGGGCTCCACGTCTCGATCCACTCCATCGGCGACCGCGCGATCGACTGGACCGTCGACGGCTTCATCGAAGCGCTCGAGGCCACCCCCACCCGCGGACTCCGGCACGGCATCATCCACTCCAACATCCCCACGGACCGGGCCCTGGACGCGATGGCCGAACTCCAGCGGGAATGGCAGGCCGGCTACCCGGAGCCGTCCCCCACCTTCACGTGGTGGATCGGCGACACCTACGCCGGGAACTTCGGGCCGGAGCGAACCCTGCGGCTGAACCCGTTCCGCTCCTACCGGGACCGGGGCATGATCTGGGCGAGCGGCTCCGACTTCTTCGTCACCCCCTACCCGGCGCGCTACGGCGTGTGGGCCTCCGTCGCCCGCCAGCCGCTGCTCGGCGTCTACGGGAGCGATCCTTACGGCGCCGCCGAGTCCGTCGACGTCGAGACGGCGCTGCGCTCGTTCACGACCTGGGCCGCGCACCAGATGTTCCTGGAGGAGAAAGTCGGGACGATCGAACCCGGCAAGTACGCGGATCTTGCGATCTGGGACCGCGACCCGCTCACCGTCCCGACGCCCGAACTGCGCGACATGTCGTGCGAGATGACCGTCTTCAACGGCGAAGTCGTCTTCGACCGCGCCGCCCTCCGCGCACCGTGA
- a CDS encoding 8-oxo-dGTP diphosphatase, with protein MRPRPLAMESPIPEGWRPDLHATLLFIVRGGEILLIHKKRGLGAGKLNGAGGKVDPGESTLEAAMREFQEELRARPVAPRKVGEVAFEVLSGMSILIHVFRADALEGEPVETSEAIPMWTSVDDIPYDRMWEDDRHWLPYVIEDRPFEAYARFQGDDMVHCRVVLFSDPERLPWESR; from the coding sequence ATGCGACCTCGACCACTCGCGATGGAAAGCCCCATCCCGGAGGGTTGGCGGCCGGACCTTCACGCGACGCTCCTCTTCATCGTGCGGGGAGGTGAAATCCTCCTCATCCACAAGAAGCGCGGACTCGGCGCCGGCAAGCTGAACGGGGCCGGAGGCAAGGTCGACCCCGGCGAGAGCACGCTGGAGGCGGCGATGCGGGAGTTTCAGGAGGAACTGCGCGCGCGGCCCGTGGCGCCCCGGAAGGTCGGCGAGGTGGCGTTCGAGGTGCTCAGCGGCATGTCGATCCTGATCCACGTGTTCCGGGCGGACGCCCTCGAAGGAGAGCCGGTCGAGACCAGCGAAGCGATCCCCATGTGGACGTCCGTCGACGATATCCCGTACGACCGGATGTGGGAGGACGACCGCCACTGGCTGCCCTACGTCATCGAGGACCGCCCCTTCGAGGCCTACGCGCGTTTCCAGGGCGACGACATGGTGCACTGCCGCGTAGTCCTCTTCTCCGACCCCGAGCGCCTACCCTGGGAGTCCCGCTGA